Genomic segment of Arctopsyche grandis isolate Sample6627 chromosome 3, ASM5162203v2, whole genome shotgun sequence:
TTGCCAGTAAACTTGATTAAATCGCCTAACAAACGAcacagtttaattttaattgattttcattAATGTTGCATTTGAAATTAAAGCGTATACAATCTTGCACcattatacataaatgattttataaactTTGAAGTCGCATTAATGTTGATTCTTCAACTTGTAATGACAGCCTTGTGCTCGTATCGCACCGTTTTGCAATCGACAATAAAAACGTaacaaatgttttatttattttcatagaaAATTTTCTTATCTATCTTCTTTACACGGtgatatatataacatatgatTGTAgggataatttatgtatattttaaaagtgaTAACAAATtgacctacatattatacattatacaatataatgaaattatcaTATGCTTATCACCAAAGcggaaattaattgattttaatttacattgttAGTTTTATTATCGATTCGCCCCAACGCGTCTATAAATGCATACTGATATATAaagcaactacatacatagctcaGCCATAACCACGATGCACCGATCGTCTGTGAACTGTGCCAAATACTGTGGGCTGTTTACAACCAACGTAATTGGGTTAACCAGATGTGGTAAAGTGGCGTGAAGGCCGATAATATATGGGCTCGTTATAATATCATAAAACTTTATGGCCGTGTAGATAAATAGAAATTCGATACTTTGCCTAATATGTTTAGTCCATGAATGGGTTGTTTGAATTTCTCAAACCACAAAATGGCTATGAAAGGGTTTATCAATTGTGTTGATAatttcgatgtaatttttaatgatttcgttaataattaaacTCCTTTAGCTTCGTGCTAGAAATAATAGTTTACTTCAATGCTAGATAACCCACGtttttcagtaaaatattaaagctaccgaagagtggaagtggttcataATCAGAGTAAAGCTATTAAAAAGCCTATAAAAAAGGTTTTATGTTTCAAATAATACAACTTCTTATAATGTATGCACACATATGAAGTCAAATTGTTTGTGTGTAAATTtcaacaataaacaaaaaaaattattaaatcacatttgatttaattcgaaattaaatttgtataaaacagtcaattattcaatataaatgaaataaatgtattaaaaaaaacttttacaaGGCTAATTTCTATGCGTGATCCAAATATTATTAGAtcgagtatttttattttatgtcatttgaaaaaatatttgaaataataatttgtttcttttttattcGGAAATTTTAAATACCACTTTGGAAAAAtgtcttatttttttctttttactcgataaaaaatatttaaacacctTGATGAAATTGCTGAAATCAAATCTGTAGTCTAGACAAAGCCATCAGCTTATAAACTGGCCCAAAATATAAAactgtgtaataataatacaggAACCTTTCACGCCAATTTCGACCAAAAACGTCAAATTGCATAATTCGATCCATTCACATGATATCGTAAGCGATTTTCATCGTAACTTAGTCTCTATGTAATCGCGTGGTACGGTGTATAATCGCGTGACACTCGTAGTTCACGTGACGAGTCATGCGACATGTTCGCTCATTTGCGATAGATTGATTCCCTTCGAAAGCTTCTCTCGAACCTTGatctatacaatataataataattcctcCTATTATAACGGTTGTCTTCGTTTTGAATTTGCAAAGCTAATATATTGCGAATTCACTGCAATTTATTGCTCACCCTTTCATCTTTACAACGTCTAGTAAACATGAACAATTGATGTGGGTGAAATTCAATTCAGAAAACTCGCTTCGAGCACAGTCTTCTCTTGAAACCTCATAAATGAACACTCAACAATAGCTCGGTGCAAAAAGTGAACCAAATCCAATTGATGGCACGTCggtgaaataaatttcataataaacttAATTCTGAATATAGATCGACGATATTGAATTGATTCTGTACGATgcgaatgtaataaaaattgaatttatcaaGATATGTTTATTATCgaattaatacatttattacCAAATAACTAATctacctacgtacatatatacttggcTTATTCGATGGTAAAACCAAACAATTTGAATGCCACATTGAATGTAATAGaaacaaattataattaagAGTTCATCGTTTGATCATAAATGTTTTAATACggtcgaaatatttttttcttattataaatgctattaatatttacatagatttgCCTTCtgtcaatattttccatatagcTTTGATATGATAGGCTATCCTTACATCtaaattttcgacttttttttattaaatacttcaAAAGACAAAGGATAGCACTCacctgtttttttataaattagaaaatgaatgtattttaattgtaattcgAACAAATCTTTGTTGAAGCGTAACTTTAAAATTCACTTTTGAAATAAAGTCATACATTGAggcatattgtattatattataaattgtatcaTTGACCAACAGCATAGATTAATGGTTAACGTGTAACGCTTTCAATTGTATGTTCACTGGTTCTATCCCTGGTTTTGTTGCTGATCAGACCTTGAAAATGTGACTccaaagtcgattgtttcctttcaCAGTTTGACAATGTATCTGATagcattggaaacggttccagcaAATTAGCAATCCTGTCTTATTCCTCACAGAATTTGTGTTTAtagcatctcaaaatttgttaatatttcaaattctgcaaaattttgtccatatatgtctgTGCGATTGTTAATCGAAGTTTATAATTGGACtttaataatacttatgtacaatgtttgactatAGACgtcgtttaaaataaataaatgtatataattgtatgaataaatgaataaatcattattttttttaaaaattacagatatttatatgaaatatttatatgaaattctggttgattaaaaataaaaaatatggttcagtgattattccgcacaaaacgaTCTCGCAAACGTCACAacctggcacccgaaaattcatATTGAAATATCATACTATCGAGAATTCTGGtgccagataatacgtattcgtGGTTTACGTTTGCgcaatcgcaatgtgcgaaataatccatttaccaaaAAGTATATATAACGAAGATGAAGCAATTCCTTTGTATCATTTTCCATCTTAATTATAGGCCGTTAAGAATACAATCTTCGCATAAAACAAAATGGCACATCTGCGGTCTTAATTTGGCATGGTTGACAATTTCGCGAAATGAAGCAATTAAATGAGCTAACTCAGTACCACAATCGCCTGTTACTCTGCTGCAGTTTCGTGACGCGGAGTCGTTTCGTTCGATCTCGTACGCAAAATCACGTAGACATCGCCATCGCAAAGTGCGAGATCACGTCCGACAGCCATCGTCACGTTCTTGACCGCAACAATATTATCGTCATTGTCATCGCAAATGGAGCATCGTTTTTTGACGGACGATAACCACCTGACTGACGTGTCCGATACGTGACGGCACGTGGCGACCTTCGCCGGATCGCCTTGCGACCTGCAACATGACCAACGGTGACCAACAATGACCGACAATTACCCACGGTAAACAATGGCGGGGTCTCTCGAGTATCTCGTTCGTTCGACATTCAATCTCGCCAAAACGAAACCCGGAAACGCGGCTAATTGGACATCATTGTCGATACCGACTCGCGGCCAACTCTGTGAAAATCAATAGCGCCGAAAGACCTTTCAGCAAACTGTATCGGGTAGAGGTGGTGGCCTCGTTTGAGGCCTTTAGGATTTTTCTCCTTAAATTTACCATACATACACACGGGATAAATCgattaaaagtacatacatatgtacataatagtacATTGaactaaatatttgaaaataagctTTATTAGTATCCTTTTAATAAAccctacattttatttatttatttatttatatataaaaatataaaattttatatataaatgcatCCACAGTCTTAGGGAGGGCATTgcacatgagcacacccctgtgaaagggtggccggaaaaatgcactcgttATGGTTGCACTCTCGatacatccaaactttcaaagatgctcaatgagaactaacgcaatagaatttcacaaaaaagcgtcaagaggTATTTGTATGTTTGCCGAGGGtgttaaatcttttttttttgtggaattctattgcgtaagttctttttgggcgcctttgaaaattaggacttgtCGAAACTGcactactattcagtgcaatttagtgcatctttccgggaaccctgTGGAAGacaccaccagctgtcttctttttccttactctacctacaaattgattttgatttttgatttttaaatgctttttattattactaaattatgttcacaatacatcttatatctatttgaatagctactgatctactgatcattttctatttttcgattttaatttaattttgttagtaatcatagtattatattattctaatgttaatgtacagcataataggaaaaagagctcaaaaacctatttacaattcttataaatgctcataatacatttaaaacataatattaattaaagatttaagtcgacgatctaaagcagattctgTTTAGGTAATCTCTACCTACAaataaattgttcttatttctggtacaataactagaggtaggaccggaagcgtgccgttctttgtttattgttcgccgtgcattgttcatttttatgatgaaacttttttttaactctagctttgtagtttgctttatttcctggaaaatagacccaaaatgtcctgtttcctggaaaaagcacgcttccggtcctacgtCTAATAATAACTATgcatatctctatttcttattgtataatccttaaaataactagttaataacttatgatctaacttatataattataataaacccTATTATAATAAATCCTTCATgttataaaaagttttattttaaattcaatttcaccATTTTGTTTCCCAATTCTTGACTTTTCTTAgtatatttaaagttttcaaAAGTTTCAGCCGATTTTTGTACGAATTTCACTACAAAATTGTGACCAAATCTTCAACACAATTTTTTAATAACTGTTCAACTTCTTGTCTTGTTGCCAATAAAAAGGATTTAAGTAGTGATACTCACAGTAAAACTATTACATTGACcaaaattctaattttaaacATCCGTTGTTCTCCAACTATAGTTTAATGTGTTAATGACTCTATTGATTCTTGAACGTCCACCAATCTGTTCAAAATTGTTTACGAATAATTTGGTTGTTCGCCAACAATTTGAGAACAActtaaaatgtaccaaaaatttaaatagtgtAGTTCAGAGGTGGCCACGCGGGCTTTCGTTTGGGCTTAGTTTATTTTTCCAGTATCCCATTAgcctattttttttctatatatgtatgtatgtattaagttGACGGGGATTTTCAATatcacatataatatgtattttaataaaataaatcacaataaaacaaaaacaaaacaagtaCTATCtacgtattgtaataaaataaatcaataacaatctttgaatcaatattttcgttttaaatattttagataagacTTCGTTTCATTTTTCTCTTTGTCAGGAAGgtttatatgtacctacttttTCTTTTGGCTTGCTTGGTTTTGACTTCAATTTAACGAAATCCATCCATCCGTCCGTAAAGatgcgagaaaaatataaattcctaACTGGTATTAATCGTatattagtcgaaaaaaaaagctcacgcccaaaatataaactacgcccaAAAAAAGCCCCCGTGGCTACCACTGCTGtagttcaatgtacatatgtacatatgtatattcacttcCTATCCATTTTAGGACGTGTGATATGTTTGGTAACTATGTCACTCGCATATTTAAACTACATACAATACGTTTATCTAAGTAGAAGGCAATTTCacgtatataaaacatatttttgcaTATCGACCCGATATGCACACATACCGAAACATGTCACGGCTGCAACGTGTTAACCGTTCGGCCTCGTCGGCCACGTTCTATCGACGTTTGCTCATCCCGCATGATGATTGGAgataatgtttaaaatatacaGGCCGATGCAAAAGTCGTGTTCGACGAGCACGATTTCGTACGGCGCTAATTCCAAGTGACAACAGGCGTAAATGCAAATCGGCGCCGCTTCAGACACACTTTCTTGTGCAATCATACGTATAAATTCGACGTTTTATTATGTGTGTACTTGATTTAAGTAACAACTTAGTGATATAAGATTCTCGTGTAAGCAACGTGACCAAAAGAAAAAGCTATTAAATAATACGTACTTGATTTCGTTGTCGTGAAGTTGCTTTTTTTATGTTCAACTGCCTTATTGAGTGTGTATTGTCACTCGTGTGTATTGTTACTTCTACTATTTGCCTTCTGTCTTTTCTTTTATCGTCGCTTTCTGGCTTCCATAATACGACCTGTCATGTTCATACAGCCATCTCGACAGCCCGCAACTCGTAATGACTCAACTGCAGTTTTCCCAGCAGCAGCCTTGACCTGATCACTCCATCTTGTTGGAGATCTTCCTTTTTTTTCTGCTTCCTTTAACGTTTCCCAGAACGACCAACTTTTCCAAGTTTTCCTGGTCTCGCCAAAACTAGAAGATTCGTATACGATAGATGGATTATAGCCTATCGCCAACCCTCAGTTCTTGCAGAATGACTTGCAGAATGTCTTCTCGCTATTCAGGGGATTCTAAGCATCTGTCTccaatataattcaaataattcaaaagcaTTTATTATCTCTCAAAAGCATTTATTATGTCTCTACTCCGTATAGAAATACGAGGAAGATCAAAGCTTCGACCAGGCGCATTTTCGTAGACATGGTCTTTTCAAATTTTGCTCGGTTTCCATCCACATTGAGTTTTTTGATCCGCTTTTTATTCCAGTCTTAGAACTCGTGTACAACTTTAAGATCAGATAGATCATCCATCCTCATGAGTTGACCATgtcaattcatttaatttttgctCTTTTAATCTAGAGTTTTAGATGCAGACTCTTAATAGATGGTATCATCGTTGTATCTGAGATTGGATATACTTTTACCACAATTTAATAATTCTAGCATATCTTATTTAACATTATATTCCATTCCATAATATTTACCACTATCTTTCCTCGTTttctcaatgctgagcgtcgtgaTCATTGATATCATCTGGAATTCGATGAATAATCTGCCTCCACTCCTTCCGgagcttaaaatttaaaacagcgTTTAGAGACGATCCCGCAAATTCTTTGACTTATTCTGACTATCTTATGGGAGACTGTCCTCTCGCTTGCCTTCACTCTGatgttccggtgactaccagcttctctagactctccacattcttcctggcaatatggaCAAAACATGAGAGAATCATTTTCCTGcatgttgtggagagtctctctgaAACTGTCATCTCTTGCAGTCCATCAGATTCACAGCATCCACCTGCAACACCACATTCCGAAGGCATCCGAACATGTCCCTTTCTTTCTTTTAAAGCAACCATGTTTCGACTCCGTACAATATAGGTATAATGAAGATCACCAGAAATTGCCGGATTTTTATTCTTCTCATTATAGAGCAGTTTTCCTATGTCTTTGCTGTTTTCGTCATGCCTATTCTTCTGTAGATTTCTGTTTGGCATCCTTCTTCAATTATGATAGAGGCACTTAGGTAGATAAATTCCTCATAGACTTAATGAGATACTCGAATCTGTCAACGAAgaggatttttgttttatttatgtagtatttacatacattttatttgtcaaatctatataccttttttatttatttttatttactgtaTGAAACTTTTAACCTGCCAAATTAATCtcatgctatgtatgtatattaatagttCAATTTGAAAGACTCCCAAATGGGCTAAGAATATGCACGCATTACAAAAgcaactaaaattttattttaatgtaggAATCAAACCATTCGATTTGCTGTACCAATTCTAAAAAAATTGAGATGTGTTGTGTTACCCATCATTGATCGAATCGGACCATGAAATTAATTGGACGGTGTGATTCCTGCATTAGTCGTAATGTTTCATGGAAAACTTCGCCACTATTTCACCGCACAACAGCCTCCGACCTGCATATTACGCAGTATATCTGTAGTAAGTCCAATCGGATATTTACCATTAGTGTTTGCCGCTATTCCATTTGCGGCCAGGAACCAATTGACGTTAATTGAAAGTCCCTCGCGCGCTAAATACACTCGCGTACTATTAAACAATAAACCGATTTAACCCTATAATTCCAAAATAACCATCCGATTACTATACCCGGCGATGGCAGACCCTTTGCTAGTTCAACTCTCGTGACGGTCGTTCCAAGTCCTAaggtgattattatttttatttcaattttgcgAATATGCTATACTCTCACGCGATTCCCGCCGGGGCGTGTGTTTGTTTATTcaaatgtattcaaaatttaacgATCTGTCGTATCAAGGTCCCTCGAATAATCGTCATTGTGTAACGAACTGAGGTAACTGACCATCGGCTGTTACATACACAATGTAGCTGAACATTCGCTGAACCGAAACttaatttcagattgaaagTGAGTCGATAGCCTTTGCAGTTATACGAGTCCATTTAAATGTGACGGTTGCAATTTATGAATGGAAATCATTActtggtattatatttaatagataACGTTTTCGTTATCTATTAAAGATTTATCTATTTAGCCCTTTGCACTCTATCGGATCAGAGTTTATTTCTTACGTAGACCTTTAACGTCATTGTCTAGtgatttgtttattaaatttaaactaacTATCAAGTATTGAGATTAATGAAATAACTTTtcgttaaaaatgtatatgactgattacactgagcaattactggagtggagactaatcaatcttgaCTAAGTTTGACCTACTGAAATCGgttatgataatgatttttgttggtgtcttctcgtttatgagatatgatcgtttaaaaaaaagagcaatttttacagatttatgGCTTTTGCagactttaactcaaaatctagtatttctgtgtCCAACgtgagtattgtaatcaatagtcgggtgctttttctattgatcgtgattttttaatgatttaaattatttataattcattacccgacaaattttaaaagtaaaaaatatacttttttcttatacattttttttcaagctATTAATTATCCACTGGGACAGTTTTGTATTTAACTACGTTTACAAAGAATGGTTTtcaatttgagtatattttttataagtatTATTGCTATGCAAGAGATAAAGAGATAACTTCGTTAAAAGTTTAGCGAATTTgacttattatgtatttttttacacattttttctcgAGTTGCATTTATTGAGCCAGGAATATAAATTTCACACTGTTTAATGATATTCAATCTCGATATATTTTGTAACTAATTGTTagacaccggacccagaaggtgccgcgtattgttcaaaggttgtaaatgcattgttaaaggtttgccgaaccttttttacaaaggatttacagcaatggaacaatggatagcactgtgactatccggtgtctattAATTGTACTagttcgagcggtaaatgacgCTCATAAACACTTATATCTCACAAACGAAAGAAAACTTACAAAaagcattgtcatattcgaatttagtggacCAAACTTATAAAATGAGTAACGATCGATTAGCGATCCGCTCCGGAAAGTAAAATGGATGCTTTTTTTTTGCTCGGTGCTATATAGAAACTATATAGAAATATTCATTAATTCCTAAATGTTCATTCTGTTACTAGTGGTGTGAAATCGTGTTTTAAGAAACCGAATTTAAAATTCTATAAGTGAGATTTCtcctgaattaaattaaaatccatGCCAAAAAGTACCGAAATACAAATAAAAGCGAATCTATTACTCAATGTAACAATTGAGAATGAATTGAGAACGCTTCAATTAGTTCTCAAtcttttgtatttgttttccTCGTCGACTCAAGTGACATAACACCAATTTGTTGcataatagaaaatattaacAGTGCCGAAACAATAATGAGACACGCTGAACAATCGATTAGTAAAAAGCAAACTTTCACCAGTGcagatttgtcaaaaaaaaaaaatagaaaccaaTAATCAATTTGGTCTGTGAATGCAATTGCACTCTTCCGTactaaaaaaatgacaaattgtTGTAATTTCACTTTGACTTTTTCTCGAGTCGTGACAATTTACACGATTACGAAACgtacacataaataatattaaatcaaaaccgattaatcattaaaaaagaTTACACGTTCATgcagttttttaaaatatttaacccacatatgtataggtatggaCTCGTCGGTTAAACTTGAAATGTCTGAAAACCGTAATAGTCGCCATAAAGGGGCTTAACTGTGCAGTTAACTTTAACTGACACACATTTAGGCTTACGGCCGCTGTAAAAATACCCACACATTTCGTGAAAAACAACTCCGGAATCCCGTTTTTCCTATTTCCGGGAAAAATGGAGCAGAAACAACGGCTTCCTATCTCACGTTCGCCTACCGTAATTCTTCAATAATTCAAATACTCGTCTCGCTAATGCCTCGTGTATGGGTATTTCGATTGTTCGTAACGTATTATGGTAATAAACTTTTGTTTGTATACACATTTTTCGGAAAATGTGAAGAATTTCCGTCGTGCCTCGCCCGATTACCGTTCGTAAATTATTCAGACCTAATCTTAAACATTCCCCAAGCCGCTTTTTTCCTTTGGTTAAGAAACGAAACGCGAACTTTAAACGTTATCGAACAATGCTCCACGTTCTTGCGTGTATAAAGCAGTACGAAAATAACTCGTTTATTGACTTTTGGCCTAGCCTGTACATGCATAAGTTAATATAATCCCTCGCTtgtataatattcattttattgcaATTAATTTCCATTAGTAATCGCTTACGCGATAGCTCAATAAGCTTTCATCGACACTCTTAGATATGCTGAAATGTAAACAAATCTCATACGAGTCTttgaaatgttttcattttgttcaaacaaaataaaaatcctagtttaaaaaataaaaaattgccaCATATTTGTATGGTCTGTTAAATGTGAATGCATTGATGTTAATAATAACAACAGGATGCTGTCAATTCGAGATAGAactaattattgaaaaatattgatttctcttttttttttggtacacATTCGAAATTGTTGCACAAGCTGTGAATGAAACTGTTCAATTATTACGAGTCGAATGAGCGTCGCAATTATTgctaatttgaaatgaattaatgtaaatttgtttttataaacaTGAAAATTCGAAGGGGAAATCCCATAATTGTTATAAAGTTGacaaaacatttcaattttcGTACATATGTCAAGGTAATAACATTATTGTTTCATTGTCACGTGTGACATTATGTCATTAAGGCTCGAAACAACAATGGCAACGATATTAcatcaaaaataataacgaCAAAAGCAACGATAATATTCTCGATCGTTACGAAATGCGTGTCGAGTTTAATTTAGTGTAGTAAATCAatcgataaatattatatacgaacccggaaaatgtaattttcttttgattcgattcaaataatagAATTGTTTGTATCTGAGTAATGTTTAGGCCGCGTATAAATTgaccttattttattttgattcacACAGTAGTAAATGTCATAGTTTAGAATTATTTACGAtcaaaaattgtgtatttataaaattttaaagaaatgttTGATCTTCCTGTTTTAATGGATGGCGTTTAAATGCAGCGTGTTCTAGTTAGTACAGTGTgttgcaaaaaaattatatagacattttttattgtttgtttacAAGTTTCTGAGTTGCATATTAAATATTGCGATTTAAGCAATTCATTTATTTGCGTCACTTATGATTCGACTtataaagttttcattttaatacatattatatatctttaCTTCAAATtacagaatttttttataaatcgcaTCTGTTGCAGAGTTGTGGATTAATTTTTGACATGACATGACTGAACTTTAATCCTGGATTTCGTTTTCAAAATGGTTGACAGCgtcatatagtttttttttcatataaaaaacagTTGGCTTGCGCTGTTCTTGAATTGAGCATTTTTTTGACACATTCATGAAATGAAATAAGTCTTTTAACAAATAGAAATTAATATAAAGCCCATATACGCTGTAAAATAGTTCGTTCTTTATGGTTTTCGTATCATTATTGTTATAAATGAATTATATTAACAATTTAATGTcagtaatttttataaaaaaaattatcatgtaCTATAAAGTATctt
This window contains:
- the LOC143923045 gene encoding uncharacterized protein LOC143923045, producing the protein MPNRNLQKNRHDENSKDIGKLLYNEKNKNPAISGDLHYTYIVRSRNMVALKERKGHVRMPSECGVAGGCCESDGLQEMTVSERLSTTCRKMILSCFVHIARKNVESLEKLVVTGTSE